TCACAAGAGTTTTGGCGCGCTCCTCCGCAATGCGGACCACACTCTCCGCCTCGCGCTTTGCGTCGCTGATGATCTGGTTGCGGTCAGCCACAATGGCCTTGGCCTGGCGAAGCTCCTGCGGCAGATTATCGCGGATTTCATCGAGAATCCCCTTCACCGCTTCGCCGTCAAGCACAGCTTTGCCGCCGGTCAGCGGAAAATTCCACGCCTTATCTACCATTTCGTAGAGCTCATCCAACAAATTCTCTACATTCATCGTTTTTTGCCTCCTGTATAAAGACGTTGCGTAATGTCATCCAAAATACACTCCGGCACAAAATTAGAAATATCACCGTCAAAACTGGCCACCTGCTTCACGATACTGGAGCTGAGATACATATTTTCGGCCCGAGTGGTTAAAAACAGGGTCTCCAGATTCGGGTTCAGCTTCTTATTGGTCAGAGCCATCTGAAATTCGTATTCAAAGTCAGACAGGGCCCGCAATCCCTTTACAATCGCGGTAGCATTGCGGATTTTAGCGTAATCCGCCAGCAGGCCCTCAAAGCCGACAACCTCTATGTCAGGCATATCTGCCGTGGCGCGCTTGAGCATATCAATGCGCTCCTCAACGGTAAAGCTGGTGTGCTTATTAGGGTTTACCAAAACAGCAACGATCAGGTGATCAAATATTTTGCGGGCACGATTAATGATGTCTAGATGTCCTAGGGTAACCGGATCAAAGCTGCCCGGACAAATTGCGATTTTCATAATGATGTCACGTCCTTATGCCGATACACGGTCAGCAGAATTTTTCCGTAGCGGTAAGAACGCACCTTCACAAAATCGCCGGCAGAAAGAGGAAGTTCTTCGTCACTCGGATGTTCACAGAGAATCGTTCCGCCAAGATTCATCACCGTGGCCACCTGCGGCAGAGCCTGCTGCAGCAGCCCCGTGCGGTAAGGCGGATCTAATAAAGCAATATCAAAGGGTTGTGGATTCCGCGATAAAAACGAAGCAAAATCTGCATTCACCACTTTAGCCTGCTCCCCGAACCCGGTGGCGGCAATATTTTTTTCAACCACGCTGACGGAATCACGCGAGCTGTCAACAAACACAGCCTCCCGTGCGCCACGGCTGATCGCCTCCAGCCCAAGCTGGCCGGAACCGGCAAACAAATCGAGCACCCGGCGGCCTTCCAAATCAAACTGAATAATATTAAAAAGGGCTTCCTTCACCCGGTCGGGCGTAGGACGAACGCGCTCCCCTTCCAGAGATTGCAGCTTCTTGCCTCGCGCAGAACCTGTGATAATTCGCATATGCAAAACCGGACCTTTCCCAGAGTCTTGTTAAATTTATTATCCCATTATTTGTACATACTGTCAACCGCTATCTTTTTCTCCTGAATCCTGACGAAAATACTCATAGATGGTCTGGGCGGCGGGACGTGTCATCCCTTTTACCCCGCACAGCTGCTCCAAATCCGCCTCCCGAATTGCGGTAATCGTACGAAAATGCCGCAGCAACGCTTTGGCCCGGGTATTCCCTACCCCGGGAATGTTCGTCAGTGTACTGGAAATCGTGTTCTTCTTGCGCATCTGGCGATGATAGCCAATAGCAAAGCGGTGAACCTCGTCCTGAATCGTAGAAACCAGCGTAAAAGCACTGCGGTTGGAATGAATGGAAATCTCCCCGCCGTCTTTTGCGATGGCCCGAGTGCGGTGCTTGTCATCCTTGACCATACCGAACAGGGGAATCTCC
Above is a window of Faecalispora anaeroviscerum DNA encoding:
- the coaD gene encoding pantetheine-phosphate adenylyltransferase, with amino-acid sequence MKIAICPGSFDPVTLGHLDIINRARKIFDHLIVAVLVNPNKHTSFTVEERIDMLKRATADMPDIEVVGFEGLLADYAKIRNATAIVKGLRALSDFEYEFQMALTNKKLNPNLETLFLTTRAENMYLSSSIVKQVASFDGDISNFVPECILDDITQRLYTGGKKR
- a CDS encoding ATPase, translated to MNVENLLDELYEMVDKAWNFPLTGGKAVLDGEAVKGILDEIRDNLPQELRQAKAIVADRNQIISDAKREAESVVRIAEERAKTLVNQDEIVRQAQQKANELVSQSQVKFREMRRASNDYIDDLMKRTDDALAANLAELRKTRNNIKASQRNNQQ
- the rsmD gene encoding 16S rRNA (guanine(966)-N(2))-methyltransferase RsmD, whose amino-acid sequence is MRIITGSARGKKLQSLEGERVRPTPDRVKEALFNIIQFDLEGRRVLDLFAGSGQLGLEAISRGAREAVFVDSSRDSVSVVEKNIAATGFGEQAKVVNADFASFLSRNPQPFDIALLDPPYRTGLLQQALPQVATVMNLGGTILCEHPSDEELPLSAGDFVKVRSYRYGKILLTVYRHKDVTSL